A window of Bacteroidota bacterium contains these coding sequences:
- a CDS encoding SpoIIE family protein phosphatase, giving the protein MISNSIFELLQHVEIFNGIPADLLKNLAGKLEQINIETGALIIRKGEEGNAMFVLMKGKVKIHDGEHVIAYMEQGNYFGEFSLLDEAPRSMSVSAVEEVHLVKISRELFFELFQSQPEVGKKIISALTRRLRSQNESIVRQLRNREAELTQLVDERTRELQLRNEEISQKNREITDNVNYAKRIQTAILPAEQTIYSTLSKSFVLYQPKDIVSGDFYAYFPQPGGAMIIAADCTGHGVTGAFLSVVGSSLLNQMINEKKITDPGKILDALHDAMIETLNQRSGESTDGMDIAICSVDLFNNKLSYAGANRPLWMIRENELMVVQPNKFPVGGLQIVHEENFQSHHFDLQKNDTFYIFSDGYADQFGGEFGKKFMTKKLKYTFLNIQQLSMQEQKEYLLKCFEEWKGNHEQVDDVLLIGVRV; this is encoded by the coding sequence ATGATTTCGAATTCCATTTTTGAGCTCCTGCAGCATGTTGAGATTTTTAATGGCATTCCCGCGGATCTTTTAAAGAATCTTGCCGGGAAGCTGGAGCAAATCAACATTGAAACCGGAGCATTGATCATCCGCAAAGGGGAAGAAGGAAACGCGATGTTTGTTTTGATGAAAGGGAAAGTCAAAATTCACGACGGAGAACATGTCATCGCTTATATGGAACAGGGAAATTATTTCGGCGAATTTTCCTTGCTCGACGAAGCACCCAGATCGATGTCTGTTAGCGCAGTCGAAGAAGTTCATCTCGTAAAAATCAGTCGTGAACTTTTCTTTGAATTATTCCAGAGTCAGCCTGAAGTCGGAAAGAAAATAATCAGCGCGCTTACCAGGAGATTGAGAAGTCAGAATGAATCTATTGTTCGCCAGTTGCGCAACCGTGAAGCGGAACTCACCCAGCTTGTGGATGAACGTACCAGGGAATTGCAATTGCGAAATGAAGAAATCTCTCAGAAGAATCGCGAGATTACGGACAATGTAAATTACGCGAAGCGTATCCAAACCGCTATTCTTCCTGCGGAGCAAACGATTTATTCTACCTTAAGTAAATCGTTTGTGCTTTACCAGCCAAAGGATATTGTAAGCGGTGATTTTTACGCATACTTCCCACAGCCCGGAGGCGCAATGATCATTGCGGCGGATTGTACCGGACATGGAGTAACAGGCGCTTTTCTGAGTGTGGTGGGAAGCTCTCTGTTGAATCAAATGATCAATGAAAAGAAAATTACGGACCCGGGAAAAATTCTTGATGCACTGCATGATGCGATGATTGAAACATTGAATCAAAGAAGCGGCGAATCAACGGATGGCATGGACATCGCGATTTGCTCAGTCGATTTATTCAATAATAAATTATCATATGCCGGAGCGAATCGCCCTCTGTGGATGATCCGGGAAAACGAATTAATGGTTGTGCAGCCAAATAAATTTCCGGTCGGTGGATTGCAAATCGTACATGAAGAAAATTTTCAAAGTCATCATTTCGATCTTCAGAAGAATGACACCTTTTATATTTTCAGCGATGGCTATGCGGATCAGTTTGGTGGAGAGTTCGGAAAAAAATTCATGACAAAAAAACTCAAATATACATTCCTGAATATTCAGCAGCTCAGCATGCAGGAGCAAAAAGAATATCTTTTGAAATGTTTTGAGGAATGGAAGGGAAATCACGAGCAGGTTGACGATGTCCTGCTGATCGGTGTAAGAGTTTGA
- a CDS encoding glycosyl hydrolase, whose product MKKIVLITLCAGLLFATVTSAQKKSDTPAAKNDPWKSETFNGLKFRSIGPALTSGRVVDFAVDRLSPKTYYVAAACGGVWKTENAGNTYEPIFDGEGSYSIGCVEIDPENSNVIWVGSGENNNQRSVAYGDGVYKSEDGGKSWKNVGLKSSEHIGMIAIDPANSNIVYVAAYGPLWSAGGERGIYKTTDGGKTWKQILNVSENTGFNEIHIDPRNSNVLYATSHQRRRQVFTYINGGPESNIYKSTDGGATWDILKNGLPADVDRGRIGLSISPANPDVIYAIIEAGEKKGGVYRSTDRGASWEKRCDNTTSGNYYQEIFCDPKDVEKVYYVDFWVMVSTNGGKSFEKIGEKYKHVDNHALWIDPSDTKHLLVGCDGGIYQTYDAGANWEFKSNLPVTQFYKVATDNALPFYNVYGGTQDNNSLGGPSRTTSANGITNADWFITLEGDGFETQIDPENPNIVYPQYQYGGLARYDKKSGEVVDIRPVEAAGEPGLRWNWDSPLLISHHKHTRLYFGANKLFKSDDMGNSWQTISGDLTRQIDRNKLPVMGKVWSMDALSKNGSTDIYGNLVSIAESNFDENHLLVGTDDGLIQVTRDGGKNWTKVDNIPGVPERTYVNQIIASQHDKNVFYATFNHHRYGDFKPYVFKSIDGGNTWSPIIGNLPERGSVYTVAEDHVNRDLLFAGTEFGIFFTIDGGKEWIQLKSGLPTIAIRDIEIQKRESDLVLASFGRGFYILDDYSPLRNLKKDDLKKEAWISTIKDSWLYNESRDWGAPLKGFQGEGFYSTPNPKVGAVFTYYLKEDLKTIREKRKEIEKQKIKAGEPVSYPSADSIRLEDNYPDPYLLFVIKDDAGNVIRNLKASAKKGMNRLVWDFRYGSPGPVSFNTPDPTNPYDVPELGYPAMPGKYTVSMSKFEDGKIAELVAPQSFTVNSLNAASMAATDKKALDAFCKKVSELRRATASADAYRGELSNKLKFIKQAILDAPAALPEALSQVTNFEKRMVAVNTSLNGDASMAKREFEIPTSINSRVSAIESSLWAASTAPTQTAIQSLQTAGQQFEPVLQELKKLDQDIRKLEDLIEANKAPYTPGRIPEWKNK is encoded by the coding sequence ATGAAAAAAATAGTGCTGATTACATTATGCGCAGGTTTGCTATTTGCAACTGTAACGAGTGCTCAAAAAAAGTCAGATACTCCTGCTGCAAAAAATGATCCCTGGAAATCGGAGACATTTAACGGATTGAAATTTCGGAGCATTGGTCCGGCTCTTACATCCGGGCGTGTTGTAGACTTCGCCGTGGATCGATTGAGTCCAAAAACATATTATGTTGCTGCAGCCTGTGGTGGTGTCTGGAAAACTGAAAATGCAGGAAATACTTATGAGCCGATATTTGATGGTGAAGGATCCTACTCCATCGGATGTGTAGAAATTGATCCGGAGAATTCAAATGTAATTTGGGTTGGTAGCGGAGAGAACAATAATCAAAGAAGTGTTGCATACGGAGATGGGGTTTACAAATCTGAGGATGGAGGAAAATCCTGGAAGAATGTCGGACTGAAAAGCTCGGAACATATCGGTATGATTGCAATTGATCCGGCCAATTCTAATATCGTCTACGTAGCTGCATATGGTCCGTTATGGAGCGCAGGTGGTGAACGTGGTATTTACAAAACAACAGACGGAGGTAAAACCTGGAAACAGATTTTAAATGTAAGTGAAAACACAGGTTTCAATGAAATTCATATTGATCCCCGAAATTCAAATGTACTATACGCAACGTCTCATCAACGCCGTCGCCAGGTCTTCACATATATCAACGGAGGTCCTGAATCGAATATTTACAAAAGTACTGACGGCGGAGCGACATGGGATATTTTGAAGAACGGACTTCCTGCAGATGTAGATCGAGGAAGAATCGGATTGTCTATTTCACCTGCTAACCCGGATGTGATTTACGCGATCATTGAAGCAGGGGAGAAGAAAGGCGGAGTATACCGTTCCACTGATCGCGGAGCAAGCTGGGAAAAGCGTTGTGACAACACCACTTCCGGTAATTATTACCAGGAGATTTTTTGCGATCCGAAAGATGTGGAAAAAGTATACTATGTTGATTTTTGGGTAATGGTTTCAACGAACGGGGGAAAGTCATTCGAAAAGATTGGTGAAAAATACAAACATGTAGACAATCACGCTTTGTGGATTGATCCATCTGATACAAAACATTTGTTGGTCGGTTGCGATGGTGGAATTTATCAAACGTACGATGCCGGAGCCAATTGGGAATTTAAATCCAATCTACCCGTAACGCAGTTTTATAAAGTTGCAACAGATAATGCTTTGCCTTTTTACAATGTGTATGGTGGAACTCAGGATAACAATTCGCTTGGCGGACCATCACGCACCACCAGCGCGAATGGAATTACAAATGCCGATTGGTTTATCACTCTTGAAGGTGATGGTTTCGAAACGCAAATTGATCCGGAAAATCCAAACATCGTTTATCCGCAATACCAGTATGGCGGACTTGCACGGTATGACAAGAAAAGCGGAGAAGTTGTAGATATTCGTCCTGTTGAAGCGGCCGGTGAACCCGGATTGCGTTGGAACTGGGATTCGCCATTACTCATTTCACATCATAAACATACACGTCTGTATTTTGGCGCGAATAAACTTTTTAAGAGTGATGATATGGGTAATTCCTGGCAGACAATCAGCGGAGATCTCACGCGCCAGATTGACCGGAATAAATTGCCTGTCATGGGTAAGGTGTGGAGTATGGATGCTTTGTCAAAAAATGGCTCCACAGATATTTATGGAAATCTTGTAAGCATTGCGGAAAGTAATTTTGATGAAAATCATTTGCTCGTTGGAACAGACGATGGTTTGATCCAGGTAACAAGGGATGGAGGGAAAAACTGGACGAAAGTTGACAATATCCCGGGAGTTCCGGAGCGAACATATGTCAACCAGATTATCGCTTCACAGCACGACAAAAATGTTTTTTACGCCACCTTTAATCATCATCGTTATGGTGATTTCAAACCCTATGTTTTCAAAAGTATTGATGGCGGGAATACCTGGTCACCAATCATTGGCAACTTACCGGAAAGAGGAAGCGTTTATACCGTTGCGGAAGATCATGTAAATCGTGATCTCCTTTTTGCAGGAACTGAATTCGGAATCTTTTTCACTATCGACGGTGGTAAAGAATGGATTCAATTAAAAAGCGGACTCCCGACTATAGCAATACGTGATATCGAAATTCAAAAAAGAGAAAGCGATTTGGTTCTGGCTTCCTTCGGAAGAGGTTTTTATATCCTCGATGATTATTCGCCTTTACGAAATCTGAAAAAGGATGATTTGAAAAAAGAAGCCTGGATTTCAACAATCAAGGATTCATGGCTGTACAATGAAAGTCGTGACTGGGGAGCGCCTCTCAAAGGTTTTCAGGGAGAAGGATTTTACTCAACGCCCAATCCCAAGGTCGGCGCTGTGTTTACCTATTATCTCAAAGAAGATTTGAAAACGATCAGGGAGAAACGTAAAGAGATAGAAAAGCAAAAGATTAAAGCAGGAGAACCTGTTTCATATCCTTCAGCAGACTCAATTCGATTGGAAGATAATTATCCGGATCCTTACTTGTTATTTGTCATAAAGGATGATGCCGGAAATGTAATCAGGAATTTGAAGGCTTCTGCAAAAAAAGGCATGAACAGACTTGTTTGGGATTTTCGTTATGGATCTCCCGGACCGGTTTCTTTCAACACACCGGATCCTACAAATCCATACGATGTTCCGGAACTTGGGTATCCTGCAATGCCGGGGAAATACACAGTTTCAATGAGCAAGTTTGAGGATGGAAAAATTGCAGAACTTGTCGCACCACAATCCTTCACTGTAAACTCACTAAATGCCGCGTCGATGGCGGCAACAGATAAAAAAGCGCTTGACGCGTTTTGCAAAAAAGTGAGTGAGCTTCGCCGGGCCACTGCTTCAGCCGACGCATACAGAGGAGAGTTGTCGAATAAACTGAAGTTCATCAAACAGGCAATCCTCGATGCACCTGCTGCATTACCGGAAGCGTTATCACAAGTTACCAATTTTGAAAAGAGAATGGTTGCTGTGAATACAAGTCTTAACGGTGATGCAAGTATGGCAAAAAGAGAATTTGAAATACCGACATCCATCAATTCCAGAGTTTCAGCGATTGAAAGCTCTCTGTGGGCAGCAAGCACGGCTCCGACACAAACGGCAATCCAATCCTTACAAACCGCGGGACAACAATTTGAACCTGTGCTGCAGGAATTGAAAAAACTGGATCAGGATATACGTAAACTTGAAGATCTGATTGAAGCGAACAAGGCACCATATACACCGGGAAGGATTCCTGAGTGGAAGAATAAGTAA
- a CDS encoding T9SS type A sorting domain-containing protein: MKKVCTLLAFLLWFSNAHSQINLASGVTGTITGVAQSFNETRGVDVNVISPVDLPLTSMTLHRFFSGTGDSAYVGARIYNPSNGMLLASNMVSVYNIVNGAVSVPISYTLVSGMSYRISFFCGGPNPPTHNSAAEFQPGSFPYNEGSNLLEITHAYAYPADTFPVNTNIFVPIITLNLETSGIIGFHSIDEVKIFPNPSSQNFSVELGEINYQKTDLRLIDMNGKIVPVNFNMEKSKVLISTDGLPKGVYFYQILSDQKDLVSGKLVLE; the protein is encoded by the coding sequence ATGAAAAAAGTCTGTACTCTTCTTGCATTTCTATTATGGTTCTCAAATGCTCATTCACAAATCAACCTCGCTTCTGGCGTCACCGGTACAATTACAGGAGTAGCTCAGAGTTTCAATGAAACGAGGGGTGTTGATGTGAATGTGATTTCTCCGGTTGATCTCCCGCTTACTTCGATGACACTTCATCGGTTTTTTAGCGGCACAGGAGATTCAGCATATGTTGGTGCAAGAATCTACAATCCATCAAATGGTATGCTACTTGCGTCCAATATGGTGAGTGTATATAATATTGTAAACGGAGCCGTATCGGTGCCGATTTCATATACTTTGGTTTCCGGAATGTCTTATCGGATTTCCTTTTTCTGCGGAGGCCCCAATCCACCTACACATAACTCAGCAGCGGAATTCCAGCCGGGATCGTTTCCTTACAATGAAGGCTCTAATTTATTAGAGATCACACATGCATATGCGTACCCGGCTGACACTTTTCCGGTCAATACGAATATTTTTGTTCCAATTATTACTTTGAATTTGGAAACTTCGGGAATTATTGGATTTCATTCAATTGATGAAGTGAAAATATTTCCCAATCCATCATCACAAAATTTCAGTGTTGAATTGGGAGAAATCAATTATCAAAAAACAGATCTCCGCCTCATTGACATGAATGGCAAAATAGTCCCTGTGAATTTCAATATGGAAAAAAGCAAAGTACTTATTAGCACAGATGGACTTCCTAAAGGAGTTTATTTTTACCAAATTCTTTCCGATCAAAAAGATCTGGTGTCGGGGAAATTGGTTCTTGAGTAG
- a CDS encoding T9SS type A sorting domain-containing protein: protein MRYFLLIFFSVLFQLCTAQTGITWNSAIDLAPSSSGNNHPRITTDANGNPLVVWSHANRAMFSRWNGTAFTTPVLVNPPGIDVAGASWMGPDIASDGDTVYIVFKQVPENADTCHIFCTRSFNGGLTFDSPIQVDNIADSLSRFPTITTDESGNPVIGFMKFNAAFLESRWVVTRSSDYGLSFTVDTKASGWSSPTSVICDCCPGAVVSSGNTVAMLYRDNNSDIRDIWTGISTDGGNSFYGGMNIDQNSWVINACPATGPDGVIIGDTLYSTFMSGAGGNSLVYRSATSLSGMTGSQSIELTGNFSGLSQQNYPRIASDGTALAIVWKQRVNGADQCILRFSQEAGTFATAGIDTVDLDNVTNADVALGGGKIFVVWEDDASGTIRFRSGNYSSTTDIINTQVENEISIYPNPTASRISITSRDVVDEIMICNLLGEIVCKEFPCKKEFQISIKNTGTYFVNLISGKNILKRKISVLR, encoded by the coding sequence ATGCGCTACTTTCTTCTTATTTTTTTTAGTGTATTATTTCAATTGTGTACAGCGCAAACCGGGATTACATGGAATTCAGCTATTGATTTAGCGCCTTCTTCTTCAGGAAATAATCACCCCAGAATCACAACCGACGCAAATGGCAATCCACTCGTTGTGTGGAGTCACGCGAATCGTGCAATGTTTTCGCGTTGGAATGGAACAGCATTTACTACACCCGTGCTTGTAAATCCTCCCGGGATTGATGTGGCCGGTGCGAGCTGGATGGGTCCTGACATTGCTTCTGACGGAGATACCGTTTATATTGTTTTCAAACAGGTGCCGGAAAATGCGGATACCTGTCACATCTTTTGTACACGATCTTTCAACGGTGGATTAACCTTTGATAGCCCTATTCAGGTTGATAACATCGCTGATAGTCTTTCCCGATTTCCAACAATTACTACTGATGAATCCGGAAATCCTGTTATTGGATTTATGAAATTCAATGCCGCATTTTTAGAATCAAGATGGGTCGTCACTCGATCTTCAGATTACGGTCTTTCGTTTACAGTAGATACAAAAGCAAGCGGATGGAGCAGTCCGACCTCAGTCATTTGTGATTGTTGTCCTGGCGCTGTTGTCAGTTCCGGAAATACGGTTGCGATGTTGTATCGCGACAACAATTCGGATATTCGCGATATCTGGACCGGGATAAGCACGGATGGAGGCAATAGTTTTTACGGAGGAATGAACATTGATCAAAATTCCTGGGTGATCAATGCTTGTCCGGCAACGGGTCCCGACGGCGTAATCATCGGTGATACGCTTTACTCAACTTTTATGAGTGGTGCCGGGGGAAACAGTCTTGTTTACCGGAGCGCGACATCTTTGTCAGGAATGACAGGGTCTCAGTCAATTGAACTCACCGGAAATTTTTCCGGCCTGAGCCAACAGAACTATCCACGCATCGCTTCAGATGGAACAGCATTGGCGATTGTGTGGAAACAGAGAGTAAATGGCGCGGATCAATGCATACTTCGTTTCAGTCAGGAAGCCGGAACTTTTGCGACTGCGGGGATTGACACGGTTGACCTTGATAATGTCACCAATGCGGATGTCGCGCTTGGAGGTGGAAAAATTTTTGTTGTTTGGGAAGATGATGCGAGTGGAACAATTCGTTTTCGTTCGGGGAATTATTCTTCAACTACTGATATAATAAATACTCAAGTTGAAAATGAGATTTCCATTTATCCGAATCCAACAGCTTCCCGAATTTCAATCACTAGCAGAGATGTCGTGGATGAAATTATGATTTGTAATCTCCTGGGAGAAATTGTTTGTAAGGAATTTCCTTGCAAGAAGGAATTTCAAATAAGTATTAAAAATACAGGGACATACTTCGTGAATTTGATTTCCGGAAAAAATATTCTGAAAAGGAAAATTTCTGTTTTACGCTAA